From the Leptotrichia sp. oral taxon 221 genome, one window contains:
- a CDS encoding M3 family oligoendopeptidase codes for MKFNDYKYEKINIDETKEKFSNLIKSFSDAENLEEQTKYMDEIIKLRNHIETMETLVSIRHSIDTTDEFYDKENEYVDEISPILFGFISEFYKALVNSKFRADLEKKYGKFLFDLAENTLKTFNEEIIPDLQEENRLSSKYSKLIASAKIQFDGEEKNLSEMVPYTQSKDRNVRIEASKKVAHFFKENKDKFDKIYDGLVKVRTTIAQKLGYKNYVELGYARLSRLEYDSEMVASYRKQVLENIVPLHTELRQRQAKRLGLDKLKFYDEPIKFNSGNADPHGDPEWILNHGKTMYNELSKETAEFFSFMTEKNLLDLLSKKGKMSGGYCTYIPEYKSPYIFANFNGTSHDVDVLTHEAGHAFQVYQSRGYEIPEYLWPTYEACEIHSMSMEFLTWPWMDLFFENDAEKYKFIHLSEALLFIPYGVTVDEFQHWVYENPNATPDDRRAKWLEIEKKYLPTRDYGEVDDLKEGIFWFRQGHIFNSPFYYIDYTLAQVCAFQFWIKSQENREKAWDEYLALCKLGGSKPFFELMKAANLKNPFEQGTIASVIPKIREFLESIDDMKL; via the coding sequence ATGAAATTTAATGACTATAAATATGAAAAAATTAACATTGATGAAACAAAAGAAAAATTTTCAAATTTAATTAAGAGTTTTTCTGATGCAGAAAACCTTGAAGAACAAACAAAATATATGGATGAAATTATTAAGTTGAGAAATCATATTGAGACAATGGAAACATTAGTATCAATTAGACATAGTATTGACACGACTGATGAATTTTACGATAAAGAAAATGAGTATGTGGATGAAATTTCACCTATTTTATTTGGATTTATTTCTGAATTTTACAAAGCATTAGTAAATTCAAAATTTAGAGCTGATCTTGAGAAAAAATATGGAAAATTTTTATTCGATTTAGCTGAAAATACATTGAAAACTTTTAATGAAGAAATTATTCCTGATTTGCAAGAGGAAAATAGACTTTCTAGTAAATATAGCAAATTAATTGCAAGTGCAAAAATTCAATTTGATGGAGAGGAAAAAAATCTTTCTGAAATGGTTCCTTACACGCAATCAAAAGATAGAAATGTTAGAATTGAAGCGAGTAAAAAAGTAGCTCATTTCTTTAAAGAGAATAAAGATAAGTTTGATAAAATTTATGATGGTCTTGTAAAAGTTAGAACTACAATTGCACAAAAATTAGGATACAAAAATTATGTTGAATTGGGATATGCACGACTTTCTAGACTTGAATATGATTCTGAAATGGTAGCTTCATACAGAAAACAAGTTTTAGAAAATATTGTTCCTCTTCATACAGAACTTAGACAAAGACAAGCAAAAAGACTTGGTCTAGATAAATTAAAATTTTATGATGAGCCAATTAAATTTAATTCTGGGAATGCTGATCCACATGGAGATCCTGAATGGATTTTGAATCATGGAAAAACTATGTACAATGAACTTTCAAAAGAAACTGCTGAATTTTTCTCGTTTATGACAGAAAAAAATCTTTTGGACTTATTGTCTAAAAAAGGTAAAATGAGTGGTGGTTATTGTACTTACATTCCTGAATATAAATCGCCTTACATTTTTGCTAATTTTAATGGGACTTCTCACGATGTGGATGTTTTAACACACGAAGCTGGACATGCATTCCAAGTTTACCAAAGTCGTGGATATGAAATTCCTGAATATTTATGGCCTACTTATGAAGCATGTGAAATTCATTCAATGAGTATGGAATTTTTAACTTGGCCATGGATGGATCTTTTCTTTGAAAATGATGCTGAAAAATATAAATTTATCCATTTGTCGGAAGCTTTACTATTCATTCCATACGGAGTTACTGTGGATGAATTCCAACATTGGGTTTATGAAAATCCAAATGCAACGCCTGACGACCGTAGAGCAAAATGGCTTGAAATTGAGAAAAAATATTTGCCAACTAGAGATTATGGAGAAGTTGATGACTTGAAAGAAGGAATTTTCTGGTTTAGACAAGGACATATTTTTAATTCGCCTTTTTACTACATTGATTACACACTAGCTCAAGTTTGTGCATTCCAATTTTGGATAAAATCTCAAGAAAATCGTGAAAAAGCATGGGACGAATATTTGGCACTTTGTAAATTAGGAGGTAGCAAACCTTTCTTTGAATTAATGAAAGCTGCCAACTTGAAAAATCCATTTGAGCAAGGAACTATTGCTTCTGTAATTCCTAAAATTAGAGAGTTTTTAGAAAGTATTGACGATATGAAATTATAA